From the Cherax quadricarinatus isolate ZL_2023a chromosome 34, ASM3850222v1, whole genome shotgun sequence genome, one window contains:
- the LOC128693745 gene encoding uncharacterized protein gives MTEKLCLRERIEEIWRAGEELGLTCTDIDNVFTSVFREEREKEAIRANSQNLKDNNGGKKRGLWKVGSYLKMATKFIVCFALLCTVIFLVISLHNPTRKFVTRNIQDMIYPVMTMLRYIALPLLAKYPYLTQWYSEECLVANTFFDQLNINCTSCSENLQLVKVSDLSNFTDVYYNNGQVLIVTDAVLHETSWMDLAEKIDINQEAELGALKVFFSKSEVNANYLQQIVKREAISSDIHIEWKINKLETLHIVRQIFPRLYFIPSETEVALYRFLFTDGPDSHSYHLPLTEFANVVLVQGEGSSSLTLFPSHHCENTCNSISVTLEATQVLFFNWIYWRPVRVGGRHISTLAMSSFY, from the coding sequence atgaccGAGAAGTTATGTTTGAGAGAGCGCATCGAGGAGATATGGAGGGCGGGAGAGGAGCTGGGCCTCACCTGCACCGATATTGACAATGTGTTCACCTCAGTGTtcagagaagagagggagaaggaagcCATAAGAGCTAACAGCCAAAACCTGAAGGATAATAACGGTGGAAAGAAGAGAGGATTATGGAAGGTCGGCTCTTACCTAAAAATGGCCACCAAATTCATTGTCTGTTTTGCTCTTCTCTGCACCGTAATTTTTCTCGTTATTTCCCTTCACAACCCAACGAGAAAATTTGTGACTCGTAATATTCAAGATATGATCTACCCAGTAATGACTATGTTGAGATATATAGCCTTGCCTCTCCTCGCCAAGTACCCCTACTTGACTCAATGGTACTCTGAGGAGTGCTTGGTGGCCAATACTTTCTTCGACCAACTGAACATTAATTGCACGTCCTGTAGTGAAAATTTGCAACTTGTAAAAGTCTCGGATCTGAGCAATTTTACTGATGTATACTATAATAATGGACAGGTATTGATTGTAACTGATGCTGTGCTTCATGAAACGTCCTGGATGGATTTAGCTGAAAAAATAGATATTAATCAAGAAGCTGAACTTGGTGctttgaaagtttttttttccaagtcAGAAGTTAATGCAAATTATTTACAACAGATTGTGAAGAGAGAAGCAATTAGTAGTGATATTCACATTGAGTGGAAAATTAACAAGCTCGAAACGTTACATATTGTTCGGCAAATCTTTCCCAGACTTTATTTCATACCATCAGAAACAGAAGTTGCTCTTTATCGGTTTTTGTTTACAGATGGTCCAGACTCTCATTCCTATCATTTACCTTTAACAGAGTTTGCTAATGTTGTACTTGTACAGGGAGAAGGATCAAGTTCTCTCACCTTATTTCCATCTCACCATTGTGAAAATACTTGTAATTCAATTTCAGTTACATTAGAAGCAACACAAGTTTTATTTTTTAACTGGATATATTGGAGACCTGTTAGAGTTGGAGGCAGGCACATTTCAACACTTGCAATGAGTTCATTTTACTAG